The genomic segment TGGAAGTACTTCAGGGCTTGGAAGTCATTGTGGATGGCGTGCCCTACCACAATCTTGTCTTTCAAGATCTTCAGGATCTGGAAGAGTCACAGAGGGTTAGACTGACACTGCAGTGAAAGAAATACCAAGCATAAAATAAGCCATTTTCTATTAAATTCAGCTCCTTGGCTTCTACTTTTTAGGTTCCCAGAAGGAATAACAAGCAAGCAAACCAATCCACTGCACAGCTTGAGGCTCCCATTCCTCTGTTGTGCCTCACAGCAGCCTAGCACAGGCCACCAAGAATCCCAATTTATGCTTGACAGATAACACagaagcttttttatttttttaattttttttccccctgaccTCAGCCTGGGCAGCCTTGAAGGGAATTGCATTCTTCATGTGCTGCTTGGTGATGCCGCTCCAGCGTGTCCGGTAGTCCACAATGGGGAGCTCGGGCCGGACGTACTTGTCATAGATAACATCCCCCTCATAGTTCACAACGGAGCACCGTGCCAGCTCGCTCAGCTTGCCCTGGGGGCCCGTGCCCACCATCTCACAGTCGATGGCCACGTACTTGCCCGGGCGCAGCACCAGGGAGGACGTCCTCACCCTCCCGGAGCTGCCGTtcccctgggacagcagcaccgAGTGGTGCCTGGCTATGCTGTCTGGAGAGGCAGATGGAGACAGGGATGAGGACACGCTCTGCTTGGCCTTGGGGACCTTGTCACAGCTCTCGGTGAGTTCAGTGTGTGCCTCCAGCCCCGCCTCGGGGCTCTGACTGCCTGGGTGCCTGtgggggctcagcagccccctctgctccagcactgcccggCGTGCCATGAACCGCTGGTGCCTTCGGCTCCTCTTCTTGATGCGAGCCTGCGGCGAGCCGGGACCCCTCGGGGCCTGAGCGCAGCCCCCATGGGtgccctgcagggtgggcacGGCGACCTTCGGGGCGGGCAGCAGCGGGGTTATCTGCCCTTTGCCTGGTGGCATTCCTAAGGGAGGGTGCACAGGGGGCCGTGAGTGCCGTGCAGACCCCAGTTTCTCCTGTCAGAAAAGGAcgcacagagcccagggcaaATCCATCCTCCCACCCACAaacccacactggggacaccgggggtggcacaggcaggagaaaCGGGGCAGGgcaaggggaaggaaggaacatGGACAGACTGTCGCACCCTGTGACACACCACGCCTTTGCCCCCTCATTCCCGGTCCCACCCCGCCCCATTCCCGgccccagggccctgcccaCCGCACTGTCCCCTCTGTTCCGCCATTCCGTACTCCCCACGGCCCTGTCTGCCCATTCCCGgccccagggccctgcccaCCCCCTGCCCACCGCACTGTCCCCTCTGTTCCCCCATTCCGTACTCCCCAAGGCCCTGTCTGCCCATTCCCCgccccagggccctgcccaccgcactgtcccctctgtcccccccccGTTCCCTACTCCCTCAGGCCCTGTCTGCCCATTACCCGGGCCCTCTCCACCTCGCTCCAGGCCCCAGCTCCCTACCCGCCCCGTTACCCATCCGCAGGCCGCTGCCGgcccccctggtgtcccctgtaccccccggtgtcccctatgccccctgtcccctctctaCCCCCGGTGTCCCGGTGCTGACCGCTCCCGGCGCGGCTCACACGTGTCCGGCCCGGAAGCCGCTCCGCGCACATGCCCGGGCAAGTCCAGCCGTGGCCACGCCCCCCTGCTTCCCCATTGGCTGCGCGGAGCGGCTAATCTGCATACGGGGGCGGGGTTTCACCGCCCCCGAGGGCGGGGCCGTCGcgcttttggggcttttttggggttttttggggagctCCCATCCGGAGCTTCCAGTCCAGACTGGGTGATGCTCAGGCCTTCAAGCCTGTCCTCACCTCTGCCCCcggtggaagggaccttccgtggggctgggtttggggtgggatgcACGCTGCGGTTCCTAGGAGTAAACTAGTGATGAAGATGAGATTTGCCTGGGGGTTCATTAGCAGGGGAGCGAGTTGAACCATCATTTTCGGAGTATGGTCCCGATAGCTTGTTTAGCTGACCCTACTAGAAAGTAATGTAAAGGAAGTATGGAGGGTTTTGATTCCTCTAGTGTAGGtttga from the Zonotrichia leucophrys gambelii isolate GWCS_2022_RI chromosome 10, RI_Zleu_2.0, whole genome shotgun sequence genome contains:
- the AEN gene encoding apoptosis-enhancing nuclease isoform X1, with the protein product MCAERLPGRTRVSRAGSGQHRDTGGMPPGKGQITPLLPAPKVAVPTLQGTHGGCAQAPRGPGSPQARIKKRSRRHQRFMARRAVLEQRGLLSPHRHPGSQSPEAGLEAHTELTESCDKVPKAKQSVSSSLSPSASPDSIARHHSVLLSQGNGSSGRVRTSSLVLRPGKYVAIDCEMVGTGPQGKLSELARCSVVNYEGDVIYDKYVRPELPIVDYRTRWSGITKQHMKNAIPFKAAQAEILKILKDKIVVGHAIHNDFQALKYFHPKDRTRDTSQSPALKKRAGLPIRANVSLKNLARHLLHKKIQEGRKGHSSVEDAQTAMELYRLVEVQWEKELAHSLPPRPPSPITDPAADSSHYLDDQYWPTELMASSL
- the AEN gene encoding apoptosis-enhancing nuclease isoform X2; translated protein: MCAERLPGRTRVSRAGSGMPPGKGQITPLLPAPKVAVPTLQGTHGGCAQAPRGPGSPQARIKKRSRRHQRFMARRAVLEQRGLLSPHRHPGSQSPEAGLEAHTELTESCDKVPKAKQSVSSSLSPSASPDSIARHHSVLLSQGNGSSGRVRTSSLVLRPGKYVAIDCEMVGTGPQGKLSELARCSVVNYEGDVIYDKYVRPELPIVDYRTRWSGITKQHMKNAIPFKAAQAEILKILKDKIVVGHAIHNDFQALKYFHPKDRTRDTSQSPALKKRAGLPIRANVSLKNLARHLLHKKIQEGRKGHSSVEDAQTAMELYRLVEVQWEKELAHSLPPRPPSPITDPAADSSHYLDDQYWPTELMASSL